A stretch of DNA from Halorubrum sp. BOL3-1:
GGCGCGTTCGACATGGTCGCCCGCGACCCCGCCCGCGACGTCGCCGTCCTCGCGCGCGAGTCGGGACCGGACCTCGTCGCCGCCGCGACGTCGGACGGACTCGCGGTCGCGGCCGTCGGTGACGACCCAGCGTTCGAGTCGGTCGACGACGACCCCGCCGTCGCGGTCTGCGCGGCGGGCGGTGGTAGCGGATCGCTTCTCGTCGCGCGCGAGGACGACGGGACCGAGCGCGTCGCGGTCGACGGCGGTCTGGCGTTCGACTCGACACGGCTCGGATCGGTCGCGGACCCGCGGGCGGTCGACGGTCCGCTCGTCGCGGCCGCGGACGGCGTGTACCGGGTCGTCGACAGCGGGATCGAGGATGTCGGTCTCGACGACGCCCGCGACGTTGCCGGGTCCGGGATGCCCTTGGCGGCGACCGGATCTGGACTCTACTGGCTCGGCAACGGCTGGATGACGGTTCGAGAGGGAGACGCGGAGGCGGTCGCGACGGACGGCGACGGCCACGCCACGGCGGTCGTCGACGGCGACCTGCTCGTTCACGACGGCGGCTCAGAGTGGGGAGAGGAAACGTGGTCGGCCAGCAACCTCCCGGTCGATGAGGAGGCGGTCGCGCTCGGATACGGTGCCGGGGTCGCCGTCGTTGTCACCGGGGCGGGAACGCTCTGTGTCGACGCGGGCGACGGCTGGCGACATCAGGTGGTCGGGGCCCGGGACGTCGCGGGCGTCGCGCTCGCCGTCGTCGAATGATTCGATGACATTGCGTGTCATAAAAACACATACAGTCGATCTACTGCGGTACAAACCGGGTGTTGAAATGTTGAAATAGCTATCGTTATGAAAGCCGATGCGAGATAGAGAGGGTCCATACAGCACAAGGAATACGTGACTGTCTCAAGCGAGATTCGTCTTATAACAGGCAATATCTTGGTATCTGACAGTTGTATACAAGTTTCCAAACAGTTACCGAAAAATTCTACTACTCAGTCATTGAGTGAGCGCTCGTATAGCGTTCCAGTGAGAATACCAGCCGGAAAAGCCATCCACGACGAGACAAGAAACGCAACAAAAACGATACCCACAGAACCGATAACGGAGCCGACAAGGGGACCGCCGGTGGCCACGGCGTAGACCGAACCGGAAACGGCCCCCAGCACGCCAGCGACGAGGTAGGCTAACCCCATCGCCACTAGGCCACCAATCGCACCCCCATAGCGCTGTGACGGCGGGACGACTCGCCACGCTGTAATCCCGCTGACGAACAACAGTGGGGCAACGACGGCAGAGAGAGTGATAGCACCGGACAGGAGTTCTACCGCAGGTAAGGCAAAGAATGACACCGGCAAATCGCCACCCGAGCCCATCCCAAACAGCAGAAACGTAACTGCGACGATGAGATAGTAGAAGACCGTAACCCCGACTGCCGTAACTGCCATTACGTACCCCGCTCCGACATCACGGTCTCCACCACGTGGGAGTCGGTTGAGACGGTTGAAGGGGGAAACCGCGAGTCGAGACATGGGGCCCATACAAGCACTTCAGATTCGAATTAGTTAATGTTTGATTGCCTCGACGCAGGCCGTAATATAAAACCTACACGATATATATTACAAAATTGGTAACTGGGGAGTCTGCGAGATTCGCGCGTTTTATTTTGTACGCGATTATTGACAGGGATTGGATACACAGACCGTGCGAAGCTTTCTATGACACGCTCCGACATGTAGGCCGAACCGGTGGTAAGCACCGTCGGAGTCCCGACCGCGAGGCGATACGTAGCTGTCTCTTATAGATCGCCGATCGACACGGACACCGCCGAAGCCCCAGCCGCGAGGCGGGCGCACGCTCGCTGCGTTCGCTCCCGCGGTGCTTGCCTCGCCTGCGCCCGCCTCGCGGCTGCCCCTTCGAACCCCGCCCCGCACAGCCCCGCACCTCACGCCTTCCCAGCCTCGTCGCTGGCGGCCGTCGCTTCGCTCGGCCGCCGGCGACAGCGTGGCGCGACGCGCCACGGGCAGCCGGACGTAGTCCGGCGACCTCGCGCGTGCTCCTCGCGCCCTACGGGGCGCTCGGAGGCACGCGCCACCGACTCGCTTGCTTATAGATACGAGACATCGATCCCGCCTCAAGATCCCCCTACGCGCTCGGCAGGTCTATCTCTTCGCCGTCGGCGTAGACGGTCGGGTTCCGGACGATCCCGTCGAGGTGGAGCGGCGCGTCGGTCTCGCCGCCGATCCCGGCGTTGTCACCGATCGCGACGTGGACCGTGCCGCTCGCCTTCTCGTCTAGGAGGACCGAGCCGACCAGTTCGTCGACGCCGACGTTGGTCCCGATTCCGAGCTCCGCGAGGTTGTACGCGGCGTCACCTACCTCGTCGGCGGCGGCCTCAACGTCCGCGCGGATCTCGTCGTCGGAGATCGACGTGACGAACCCGTCCTCGACCTCGAAGGCGAGTTCCCGACCCTCGCCGAGCAGGCCGTGGGGCATCATCGTCCCGTCGACGACGTAGGTACCGGTCGCGGTCTCGGGCGCGACGAACACCTCGCCCGCGGGCAGGTTCGAGAAGTCGCCCGGCTCGCGGACCATCCCGGTGTCGGCCAGCCACTCGCGGTCACCGATCCCGAATGTGATGTCGGTGCCGGCGGGCGCGGTGACCCGGATCTCGTCCGCGTCGCCGATCTGCCCGAGCACATCGTCACAGCCGGCCTCGATGGCGGCGTAGTCGGCGTCAAGGCCGGTCGTGAACACGTCCTCGGTGATCCCCGGAAGCGTCGCGCCGCGCGCGCCGGCGTCGCAGGCGGCGCCGCGGGCGCGGGTGTGGCTCAGGCTCTTCGTCGTCGGCGCGAGGAAGACGTCGGCCTCGGCCATCGCGGCCGCGACCGGTGCCGGCGGCTCGGTGCCGTGCTGCTCGGCCGGCGGGTACCGCAGGATCGTCGCGTCCTCCGTGACGGCGCTCGCGGCCGCGTAGAGGGCCTCGCCGATCGGTTCGCGCACGTCGTCGGTGACGACGACGAACGACTCGTCGGGAGCGACGTTCAGGCACTGTTCGATCGCGGTCGCCGCAGCCTCGGAGAGGTCGGCTGCCATACCCACGCCTCCGAACGGCCGGGCGTTAGGACTTGTCATCGGTGTATTTACTCTATTCCGTAACCGGATTATTTACGTCCGGTGCCGATCGCCGTCGAATTAACCGACTGATTACTCGTGCGGTAGTTAATTTCATTTTGCTTGTCTCAAAAAGATTATCCGACTCCCCCCGCGACGACCAGCCATGCTACGCGTGGGCGTCAACGGCTACGGCACGATCGGGAAACGGGTCGCGGACGCCGTGGCGGCCCAGCCCGACATGGGGCTCGTCGGCGTGACCAAGGCCTCGCCGGACTACGGCGTCGAGGCGGCGACCCGCCGCGGCTACGACCTGTACGCGGCGGTCGACGACCGCGCCAACGACTTCGCGGCCGCCGGAGTGGACCTCGTCGGAACGCTCGGTGACCTGCTCGGCGCCGTCGACGTGATCGTTGACTGCGCGCCGTCCGGCGTCGGTGAGCGTAACGCCTCCGTCTACGAGGCGCACGACACGCCGGCGGTGTTCCAGGGCGGTGAGGACGCCTCCGTCGCCGAGGCCTCCTTCAACGCTCGCGGGGCGTTCGAGGCCGCTCGCGGCGCCGAGACGGTCCGCGTCGTCTCCTGTAACACGACCGCGCTCTCGCGGCTGCTCGCCCCCCTCGACGAGACGTATGGGATCGAGAAGGCGCGCGTCACCCTCGTGCGCCGGGGCGGCGACCCGAGCGAGACCGACCGCGGCCCGATAAACGATATCGTCCCCGACCCGGCGACGGTCCCCTCTCACCACGGTCCGGACGTGAACGAGGTCCTCCCGGACGTCACCGTCGACACCGCGGCGCTGAGGGCGCCGGTCACGGGGATGCACACCCACAGCGTCAACGTCACGCTGGAGACCGAACCCGACTCGAACGAGGTCCGCGACCTGCTCGCCGGCGAGAGCCGCATCTTCCTCGTTCCCGCGGCCGCGGGCATCGACGGCGCCGGCGCACTGAAGGAGTACGCGGCCGACGCGGGGCGCCCCCGCGGCGACCTCTGGGAGAACTGCGTCTGGGAGGAGTCGGTAAGCGTCGCTGGACGAGACCTGTACCTGTTTCAGAACGTCCACCAGGAGGCCGACGTCGTCCCCGAGAACGTCGACGCGATCCGCGCGATGGCGACCGACGTCGACGCGGCCGAATCGATCGAGCGGACGAACGAGACGCTCGGCGTGGGTCTCGACAGCCGACTCGGGGACGGCGAACTGACGCAGGCGGAACTCACGGCTGACGACTGACGGTCGCGGTCGGCTCGCGAGAGGCCGAAACCGACGGTCACTCGCTCGGCCGCGTCACGAGGAACGTCCGCCCGCCGCGACGTTCGAGGTGGACCTCGCTGCCGTCGACGCGGTTCGCGCGAGCCCGGTCCGGGAGGCGGTCGGTTCGACACTCGGTGACGTCCACGCGCGTCGGCGTCGCGTACCGCGGTCGGTCGACGGTGACTGCGCTCATACTTCCCAATCGGGTCGGAACGCCCCTATAACCGAGCCATCCGCGGAGTGAAAGTGAAAGTGGACGCCCTCGGGCGCTGACGGGAGATTCGGAACTCGACCGCAGTCGAACGCTGGTTCGGCTCGTCCTCCCGGCGCGACCGCGGCTCGCTATCGGCGGAGACCGGTCGCCTCGTCGTCCTCGACGAACCGGACCGTGAAGTAGTCGTAGCCGCCGTAAGCGGCGTCGAGCGCACCCATCCACCAGTTCCACCGCTCGACCAGCGAGGAGCCGTCCGGGGCGTCGTCCATGTGTCCGATCACCCCGGTCACGGTCAGTCCGTGGCCGCGGTCGCTGGAGGGCCGTCCGGAGTCGACGAGGTCGCGGGCCGCTCGCGAGACGGCGCGCCGCTCGGCCTCGGTCCCGTCGAACTCGTCTTCGAGAGCGCGTTCCAGGCGCTGTCTGTCCATGCTCGTACTACGGGGCCCAAGTATATGAGTCGCGTGATAGGGGGTGTCACGTCCGGTGCCGTCGCGGGTTCACAGCCGTGCAGCGAGGGCGAGGAACAGCAGCGAAAACGGCGCCGTGAGCAGCGCCAGCGCCAGGCCGGCGGCTCCCTCGCCGCCCGCGACGGCCATCGCGAGGCCGAACACGAGCGAGAAGGATCCGAGGACGGCGAGAGTGACCCGCTCGGGGACGCTGGCGCGGTTCGGTCCGTCGCTCTCCGCCAACACCGTGTCGAGCGCCGACTCGACCGCGTCCGCCTTTTCCGATGGCACGAACAGCCACGGCGTCGACCGGTACCACGCGTTCCCGCGGTAGGCGAGCAGGAACACGGTCAGCCAGGGGAGATCGATCCGGCGGGTCCGGACCACCGCCGTGAGGTCGTCCGTGCGAGTTCGGTCCTGCGCAAGGTACGTCCGCTCGACGGACGGCTCCGCGGGGTCTATCCGGACGGTCGTGCCCTCGGACTGCGCGACTGCCGGAACGAGCCACACGACCCACAGCAGCGGCCAGAGCGCCGAGAGAGACTCGGCCGGGACCACGAAAATCGGGACGAGGGCAGCCCCGAGTCCGGCGAGCGTCCATCCGGGTCGCAGCGAGCGAAGGCCGGCACGGAGTCGGCCGAGCGACCACTCGCCGACCGTCGACTCCCGGTACCACACGTACAGGTACGGGACCGTGGTCACCCCGAGCACGAGGGCGAACCCGACCGCGACGGCCACCGCGCCGAGTCCGACGTTCGGGAGGTCGATCTCACCCGCCACGAGGCCGCTGACGACCGTGGCGGCGACCGCGCCGACCAAGACCGCGATCGCACCGAGGACGCCGGTCAGGGCACCGGTCCCAAGCGAGCGGAGCCGCTCGTGGCTGACCGGTCCCCACTCGACGGAGTCGACTTCGACGCTCTCGCCGTCCGTCGCGGTCCGCTCCGACTCAGGGTCGGTCCCGGGGACCCCGTCGACCTCGGCAGCGTGGGGTCCGTCGGGGTCCGCGACACCGGATTCGCAGGCGTCGGCGGCGCGGTCGACCACTTCGACCGCGTCGTCGGTCGTTCGACTCTCGGAGGGCATACGCCTCAACTATCGGCATTTCAATATAAAATGCGGGGGCGGCTCAGTCGGCCGAGGCGTCTCGCTCCGGCGGCTCCGCGGGTTCGACCTTGCCGAGCCGAAGCGCGTTCCCGGTGACGCCGAGGCTCATCCCCATGTCCCCGACGACCACGGCCATCGCGACGCTCACGTAGCCGAGGGGCGCGCCGGCGGCCAAGACCGCCTTCACGGCGAGCGAGGCACCGATGTTCCGACGGATCGTGTCGCCCGCCCGCGCCGAGAGGTCGATCACGTACGGGAGCCGCGTCAGGTCGTCGGCCATCAACGCCACGTCGGCGGTCTCGATGGCGGTGTCGGTGCCGGCGGCGCCCATCGCGATCCCGACGCTCGCGGCCGCGAGCGCGGGCACGTCGTTGATTCCGTCGCCGATCATCGCGACTCCGCCCTCGGTCTCGGCGCCGATCTCGCGGACCGCCGCGACCTTCTCGTCGGGGAGCAGCTCCGCGCGGACCTCGTCGACGCCGACGCGCTCGCCTATCGCCCGGGCGGTCCGCTCGTTGTCGCCGGTGAGCATCGCGACGCGCTCGATGCCGAGGTCGTGGAGGCGGTC
This window harbors:
- a CDS encoding aminopeptidase, producing the protein MAADLSEAAATAIEQCLNVAPDESFVVVTDDVREPIGEALYAAASAVTEDATILRYPPAEQHGTEPPAPVAAAMAEADVFLAPTTKSLSHTRARGAACDAGARGATLPGITEDVFTTGLDADYAAIEAGCDDVLGQIGDADEIRVTAPAGTDITFGIGDREWLADTGMVREPGDFSNLPAGEVFVAPETATGTYVVDGTMMPHGLLGEGRELAFEVEDGFVTSISDDEIRADVEAAADEVGDAAYNLAELGIGTNVGVDELVGSVLLDEKASGTVHVAIGDNAGIGGETDAPLHLDGIVRNPTVYADGEEIDLPSA
- a CDS encoding type II glyceraldehyde-3-phosphate dehydrogenase, whose translation is MLRVGVNGYGTIGKRVADAVAAQPDMGLVGVTKASPDYGVEAATRRGYDLYAAVDDRANDFAAAGVDLVGTLGDLLGAVDVIVDCAPSGVGERNASVYEAHDTPAVFQGGEDASVAEASFNARGAFEAARGAETVRVVSCNTTALSRLLAPLDETYGIEKARVTLVRRGGDPSETDRGPINDIVPDPATVPSHHGPDVNEVLPDVTVDTAALRAPVTGMHTHSVNVTLETEPDSNEVRDLLAGESRIFLVPAAAGIDGAGALKEYAADAGRPRGDLWENCVWEESVSVAGRDLYLFQNVHQEADVVPENVDAIRAMATDVDAAESIERTNETLGVGLDSRLGDGELTQAELTADD